The following DNA comes from Sediminitomix flava.
TGGTTTGGAGAAATACTTTCGTCACCATGCATTACACGAGAAATACTCGCTTTTGTCATAGAACGAATACTCAAATCACCAATTGTTTTTCCGAAGACATTCTGATTTGTGATGATGAAGTTTTGGTTGACTACTGGAGGAGCTGAGCTTGTTGTTTGAGCTTTGTAATTGTCATCTTCTTTCTTCAAATCTACTCTAAATAACTTTGGAGAAAGTCTTAAGAATAAAATTACACCAATCACCCCAAACGGATAAGCAATACCATAACCGATAGACGCAAGATCAGAACCTGTACTATCAATAGCAGCAGCCAAACCAGGCGTACTTGTTAATGCTCCAGTGAACAAACCTGCAGCAATATTGATATCCACATCAAACAAGAATGCTAAACCAAGTGTGGTCGCACAACCTGTTGTTACGGCCAGAACAGCCATAATAATCAACTTTGAACCTTGCGATCTGAAAGATTCAAAGAATGATGGACCAGCCTGCATCCCGATCGTGAAGATGAAGAGAATCAAGCCTAATGTTTGAATGATTTTAGGAATAGCAAAGGGTACTCCTAAAACTTCCTGAGTAAACCACCCATAGAAAAGGGCCACAAAAATAATTGCGGAAACCCCAAAAGAAATTCCCTTGATAGAAATTCGACCTAACAATATTCCTAAGCCAATAATGAGGAATAAAGCAAAATAGTCTGTTGTTAATACTTTAATGATGAAATCCATAAATTTCCTTTACGGTTTTAAGACACAAGAAACCTGTTAGTTGAAATATGGCACAAAGAACGAACATCCCAAAGTTGATTTAAATGATTCAAATCAGCTTAAATTGGGAATTAACTTTGAAGCATTTCATGAGAAATATTGTCGCTTTTTATCATGAAAACATAATTGCAGATTTTTTTTCTACTTAGAACATCTTTTTATTTTTATAGATTCGTACTTTGCAATTTTGTGGCGGCAGAAAGCAATTAATTCATATTTATCTTTACAACTTTCTCTTGAATTGGCGAGAAGATTGTAAAGGCTAGATTCAAAAATGTGCTTTTCCAGCATTAAGTGGAAAAACCAATAATCCAATTTTTGATTTATGGACAACAACATTAAAAGGATTGCAGTAGAGCTTAGCGCAGGACTAGGCCAAGTGGAAGCTACTGTAAAGTTATTAGATGAAGGAGCTACCGTTCCTTTTATTTCTCGTTACCGTAAAGAAGTAACAGGTTCTCTAGACGAAGTTGCAATTTCTCAAATCAGAGATCGTATTGAGCAACTACGTGAAATGGATAAGCGTAGAGAAACAATTTTGCGTACCATCGATGAGCAAGGCAAATTGACTGATGAGCTTAAGAAAAAAATCGATGCAGCAGAAACAATGGCTGAGTTGGAAGATTTATACCTTCCTTACAAACCAAAACGTCGTACAAAAGCACAAGTAGCTAGAGAAAAAGGCTTAGAACCTTTAGCTGATATCATTTTTGATGAGCAAAATATTGATGTAGAAGCTGAAGCTGCCAAATTTATTGATGCTGAAAAAGGTGTAGAAGATATCGAACAAGCTATGGCTGGTGCAAGAGATATCATCGCTGAAAAAATAAACGAAGACCAAGAGTCTCGTCAAGAGATTCGTGAGCTATTCGAAAAACAAGGTGTTTTCACTGCAAAAGTGATTCCTGGTAAAGAAGAAGAAGGTCAGAAATACAAAGACTACTTTGAATGGAGTGAAGGTGTTGAAAATGCACCATCTCACAGGGTACTAGCCATGAGAAGGGCTGAGAAAGAAATGATCATTTCTTTGAACTGTTCTCCTGAAGAAGGTGATGCACTTTTCAAATTAGAAGACAGATTTGTTCATGGTTCAGATCAAGTAAGACTTGCCGTTCGTGATGCATACAAACGTCTGATGAAACCATCAATGGAAACAGAGGTTCGTCTTTCTTCTAAAAAAAGAGCAGATGAAGAGGCAATTAATGTATTTGCTGAAAACCTTCGTCAGTTGCTATTAGCTGCTCCACTTGGGCAAAAATCAGTTTTAGCCATTGACCCAGGATTCCGTACAGGTTGTAAAGTGGTATGTTTGGACAAACAAGGAAAACTACTTTATAACACGGCAATATTCCCTAACGAACCTCAAAAGCAAACAGCAAAAGCAGGAGCTGAAGTTGCATACTTATGCGATAAATATAATATAGAAGCAATTGCGATTGGTAATGGTACGGCTAGCCGTGAAACAGAAGCTTTCGTAAAAAGCTTAGGTTTACCTTCTAAAATCCAAGTGATTGTAGTAAATGAAAGTGGTGCGTCTGTTTATTCTGCTTCTGAAGTAGCAAGAAACGAATTCCCAGATCATGATGTAACTGTTCGTGGAGCTGTTTCTATTGGTCGTCGTTTGACTGACCCTCTTGCTGAATTGGTAAAAATTGATCCTAAATCTATTGGTGTGGGACAATACCAACATGATGTTGACCAAACTTCATTGAAAAAAGGATTGGATGATGTCGTAATCAGTTGTGTGAATGCCGTAGGTGTAGAGGTAAATACAGCAAGTAAAGAACTTCTGACTTACGTTTCTGGACTTGGAGCGACCATTGCGGGTAATATCGTAAATTACAGAAACGAAAACGGTCCTTTCAAAACAAGAGCTGAACTTAAAAAAGTACCTCGTTTAGGACCAAAAGCGTTTGAGCAAGCTGCAGGTTTCTTGAGAATTCAAGACGCTAAAAACCCACTAGACAAAAGTGCAGTTCACCCAGAAAGCTATGACATTGTAGCTAAAATGGCTGCAGATCTAGGCTGTTCGGTTGATGATTTGATGAAGAACGATGAGAAACGCGGTCAAATCAAATTGCAAAACTACGTTACTGATACAGTAGGCCTTCCAACACTTACAGATATTGTAAACGAATTAGCAAAACCAGGTCGTGACCCTCGTGAGCAATTTGAAGCATTCTCTTTTGCGGAAGGAATTGAGCATCCTGAAGACTTGAAAATCGGAATGACGCTTCCAGGTATTGTGACTAACATTACAAACTTTGGCGCTTTCGTGGATGTTGGAGTTCACCAAGATGGTTTAGTTCATATTTCTGAGCTTTCAGACTCATTTGTAGATGACCCTAACAAAGTGGTTAAAGTTCATCAGAAAGTTGAGGTTAGAGTACTTGAAGTTGACCTAAACAGAAACAGGATTGCACTTTCAATGAAATCTGAAGGAAGCGGACCTGCAAGAAGTAAAAAACAAAAACGACAAGATCGACAGGAGCGACAAGAAGCTAGAGAAGAAAATACAGACAATCTTTCAATGGAAGAAAAGCTGAAAATGCTTCAATCTCGCTTCAAGTAAAACGATATAAACCGTTTCTTTTCACTAAGAAACGGTTTTTTTATTTTTTGCCTTTGAAACCATTATCTTTTAAACTAGATTTCGAGTTAATTGAAAACAGATTTCCATCAATAATTACGAAGTATGGAGGATATACTAAACAAAGTAAACGAAGCGGTTAACTATATTCAAGCAATAGATAATAGCACCCCAGAAGTAGGTATCATTTTAGGAACAGGATTAGGGGGATTGGTTAATCACATTGACATTGAACACTCAATCGATTATGCCAATATACCGCATTTCCCAACTTCGACGGTAGAGACTCATTCTGGGAAATTAATTCTAGGTACTCTCAGTGGAAAAAAAGTCATTGTGATGCAAGGACGATTCCATTATTATGAAGGCTATTCTATGAAAGAAGTAACTTTCCCTGTAAGAGTAATGAAGTTTTTAGGTATTCAGAACCTATTTATTTCCAATGCTGCAGGTGGAATGAACAAATCTTTCCAAAAAAGTGACCTAATGGTGATTGAAGATCATATCAACCTTTGTTATGAAAATCCACTTACAGGTAGAAATATCAACGAATTTGGAGATCGTTTTCCAGATATGTTTGAGCCTTATTCAAAGTCATTCATTGAACTCGCTCATAAAGTGGCGAAAGACAATGAGATTGATCTGAAAGAAGGTGTTTATGTTTCAGTTCCTGGGCCAAATCTTGAAACCAGAGCGGAGTACAGATTTTTGAGTATGATCGGGGCTGATGCTGTTGGAATGTCTACGGTACCAGAAGTTATTGTGGCTGTACAAATGGGATTACCTGTTTTAGCTGTCTCTGTAATTACCGATTTATGTTACGAAGGTGCTCTGCATAAAGTTAATATTCAGGATATTATTCAAGCTGCGGCAAAAGCGGAACCAAATTTGATTCAACTTTTTAGAGAAATTCTTTCTCAGATATAATTATTTTACAAAAATAAATAACACATAGAAGTCTCATTATCACCTTATAAACGAAAAAAGGTTCACAGAATATCACATTTTAACAAAACCATTTCACTATTAGCGTGTTAGTATGTTTATGCAAATGTGAATAATTACAAATTTTGTGTATTGAGTTATCCACTGACTTAATTTTTTAAAAAAAGTTTGAGGTGTTTTTGAAACTAAAAAAAACCGATATTGGCAATGCATCAACCTAATTCTCTTCTCGTAACTCTCGATTTAAGTCCGATGGATGAGTCTTTGATCAGATACGCATTTTCTGTAGCTGATGGACTAATGGATATTGAACGTATTGTGCTTATACATGTAGGAAAAAACCTAGATAAGATGGTTCCTCATGAAAATGGTCACATTACTAAAAAAGAATCGATACATAAAAAAATAGAGGATTTACTCTATAAAACCGTTACAAGAGAAATCACGGAACAAGTAGGAATAGAAGTAGTAGCAGGAGAACCATTACAGGAAATCTTGAGGATTAGCCGTGAAATGGACATTGATGGTATTCTTGTAGGTAAGAAAAATATCAGCGATGGTTCAGGATTATTAGCTCGAAGAATCACTAGAAAAGCACTCTGTACAGTATTGGCTGTAACAGAAAAACTTCCAGTGAGCCCTAAAAAAATACTTGTACCACTAGATTTCTCAAAAACTTCAGAAATTGCGATGAGCCGTGCAATGGCTTATGCTCAACGCACAGGTTCTGAAATACTTTGTTTGAATGTGGTCAGTTTACCGCAAGGATTCTATGCTTCAGGAAAATCTGAAGAAGAGTTTGGCGCGATAATGAAACAAAACTGCATCAAAAAATATAAGCAGTTTATCCATAAATTTGAATCTGAAGATGTAAAAATATCGAGCAGATTCCAATTTGATCCGAATAACTCTGTGGCTAAAATCATCAACAATATTGCTTTGGTTGAAGATATTGATGTCATCGTTATTGGATCGAAAGGTCGTACTGATTTAGCTGCTACATTCTTAGGTAGTGTTACTGAAAAAGTACTCCTTCACAATATGAGTATTCCAACTTTAGTTGTAAAAGAAAAATCAAAGAACTTGAGTTTATTCGGTGCTTTGATGAACATATAAGATAATGACAAACGCAAATACTTTTCATAACTCACAAACCCTCAGACTTCTAGTTTGAGGGTTCTTTATTTTCCAAGCACTTACCTTCTTCAATTTTCAAGACCTAAATACACATTGCTTACTTCTTGAATAAACTCTTGCAATATATAATGTTCAGCTTCAGCTAAAGTGAGATACGCCCCTTTCCAATTCTCTTCTATTTTCCACGCTCCTACTTTCAAAGGCTTATAAAAGGTATAGTCTAAGTCATAATCATTCAGACCATAAGCTGAATAATAAAAGTAAGATTCTTCAAACAGAGAATCTTTCATAGCTAAACCAAAACCTAGACCTATATTTTTATTTGGAGTCACATATATTCCTGTATCAAAATGATGCGGCCAAATTCTGATTTCTCCATTAGTCTGTAAATGATTTAGCAACAACATACATGCTTCATTTGCCATTGCTCGATTCTTAGTCCATTCTAATTTTTCTTTCTCAGATAAAGCTGGAAATACATTATTCTTAAAAGGATATGCTGTGATTTGAAAATGTAATCCTTTGATATAGTCCTCTGATTTTAGCCCTAAATCAGCTATAAAAGATTGAAGAATCCGCTCAATCTCCATTTGAGTTTTACCTTCAATAGATACCCTAATCAAAATATTCCACTTATCATCTATGAGCTGAAAATCAAAAGCTAGTAAGTTCAAAACCATCATCACTCTACCTTTTTTGCTTTCTACCCACCTTCCAAATAAACGCATTCCTATAGAATCAAAAGCTAGATTTGTATGGCTATCATCACTTTTCTTTGGAACATAACTACGGTTGAACTTCGCGATGCTTTGAGACAGTTGGTGAATATATTCATCGGTTTTATTGTACTCCTGCATACTTTATCCCTGTTAACAAATGAGTTTGATAATCAAGAGTAGAAAGGTCACTAAAGTTAAACTGATTGAATGAATGATGACCACAACTTCTCGCAACAACTTTCATTAACTCTGAAGAAGCATTAAAGAAATTAGCTAATTGCTGAGCTGACTTTTCAATGATTAATCTACTTCTAAGATTTTCTTTTTGAGTGGCAATCCCAACAGGACAATTATTTGTTCCACATGCTCGCATTCCCAAACAACCAATGGCTTGTAAGGCGGCATTAGAAACTGCAATCGCATCTGCCCCCAACATCATTGCTTTAGCGAAATCTTCAGGAACTCTTAATCCTCCTGTGATAATTAAGGTTATATCTTTCCGACCTAATTTATCTAGATGTCTTCTCGCTCTTGCAAGTGCAGGAATTGTTGGTACATTTATATTATCTCGTAGAATGGTGGGTGCTGATCCTGTCCCCCCTCCTCTTCCATCCAAAATAATGTAGTCTACCCCGACTTTAAGAGCAAAATCTATATCATCTTCGATCCT
Coding sequences within:
- a CDS encoding Tex family protein is translated as MDNNIKRIAVELSAGLGQVEATVKLLDEGATVPFISRYRKEVTGSLDEVAISQIRDRIEQLREMDKRRETILRTIDEQGKLTDELKKKIDAAETMAELEDLYLPYKPKRRTKAQVAREKGLEPLADIIFDEQNIDVEAEAAKFIDAEKGVEDIEQAMAGARDIIAEKINEDQESRQEIRELFEKQGVFTAKVIPGKEEEGQKYKDYFEWSEGVENAPSHRVLAMRRAEKEMIISLNCSPEEGDALFKLEDRFVHGSDQVRLAVRDAYKRLMKPSMETEVRLSSKKRADEEAINVFAENLRQLLLAAPLGQKSVLAIDPGFRTGCKVVCLDKQGKLLYNTAIFPNEPQKQTAKAGAEVAYLCDKYNIEAIAIGNGTASRETEAFVKSLGLPSKIQVIVVNESGASVYSASEVARNEFPDHDVTVRGAVSIGRRLTDPLAELVKIDPKSIGVGQYQHDVDQTSLKKGLDDVVISCVNAVGVEVNTASKELLTYVSGLGATIAGNIVNYRNENGPFKTRAELKKVPRLGPKAFEQAAGFLRIQDAKNPLDKSAVHPESYDIVAKMAADLGCSVDDLMKNDEKRGQIKLQNYVTDTVGLPTLTDIVNELAKPGRDPREQFEAFSFAEGIEHPEDLKIGMTLPGIVTNITNFGAFVDVGVHQDGLVHISELSDSFVDDPNKVVKVHQKVEVRVLEVDLNRNRIALSMKSEGSGPARSKKQKRQDRQERQEAREENTDNLSMEEKLKMLQSRFK
- a CDS encoding purine-nucleoside phosphorylase; this encodes MEDILNKVNEAVNYIQAIDNSTPEVGIILGTGLGGLVNHIDIEHSIDYANIPHFPTSTVETHSGKLILGTLSGKKVIVMQGRFHYYEGYSMKEVTFPVRVMKFLGIQNLFISNAAGGMNKSFQKSDLMVIEDHINLCYENPLTGRNINEFGDRFPDMFEPYSKSFIELAHKVAKDNEIDLKEGVYVSVPGPNLETRAEYRFLSMIGADAVGMSTVPEVIVAVQMGLPVLAVSVITDLCYEGALHKVNIQDIIQAAAKAEPNLIQLFREILSQI
- a CDS encoding universal stress protein, which codes for MHQPNSLLVTLDLSPMDESLIRYAFSVADGLMDIERIVLIHVGKNLDKMVPHENGHITKKESIHKKIEDLLYKTVTREITEQVGIEVVAGEPLQEILRISREMDIDGILVGKKNISDGSGLLARRITRKALCTVLAVTEKLPVSPKKILVPLDFSKTSEIAMSRAMAYAQRTGSEILCLNVVSLPQGFYASGKSEEEFGAIMKQNCIKKYKQFIHKFESEDVKISSRFQFDPNNSVAKIINNIALVEDIDVIVIGSKGRTDLAATFLGSVTEKVLLHNMSIPTLVVKEKSKNLSLFGALMNI